One Ficedula albicollis isolate OC2 chromosome Z, FicAlb1.5, whole genome shotgun sequence DNA window includes the following coding sequences:
- the LOC101809882 gene encoding purpurin isoform X2 produces MRITVGFYIMDYPRLSVLFRHKSKNNQLVTLQIPYLKGAGGQLTQNSPATCSPKTEAEYSQETPISLLSRMKYAQYVFLASVFYTVEYSLAQTCAVESFSVKDNFDPKRYAGKWYALAKKDPEGLFLQDNISAEYTVEEDGTMTASSKGRVKLFGIRGSAARARKGIKTLPPFHRSSFWVICADMAAQYTVPDPTTPAKMYMTYQGLASYLSSGGDNYWVIDTDYDNYAITYACRSLKEDGSCDDGYSLIFSRNPRGLPPAIQRIVRQKQEEICMSGQFQPVLQSGAC; encoded by the exons ATGAGGATTACAGTTGGTTTTTACATAATGGATTATCCAAGATTAAGTGTTTTATTCAGGCACAAGAGCAAAAATAACCAATTAGTGACTTTGCAGATTCCTTATTTAAAGGGAGCTGGAGGGCAATTGACACAAAACTCTCCTGCTACCTGCAGCCCAAAGACTGAAGCAGAGTACTCTCAAGAAACTCCAATATCTCTACTCAGCAG GATGAAATACGCACAGTACGTTTTCCTGGCCTCGGTCTTCTACACTGTTGAATATAGCCTAGCTCAGACCTGTGCAGTGGAGTCTTTCTCTGTGAAAGACAATTTTGATCCAAAAAGG TACGCAGGGAAATGGTATGCCCTGGCCAAGAAGGATCCAGAAGGTCTTTTCCTTCAGGACAACATCTCTGCTGAATACACCGTGGAGGAAGATGGCACAATGACGGCGTCCTCCAAAGGCCGAGTGAAGCTTTTTGG GATAAGGGGAAGCGCAGCCAGAGCAAGGAAGGGAATAAAGACTCTCCCACCATTTCACAGATCCAG TTTCTGGGTGATCTGTGCTGACATGGCTGCTCAGTACACGGTACCTGACCCAACCACTCCAGCAAAAATGTATATGACCTACCAAGGACTGGCCAGCTACCTCTCCAGCGGTG GGGACAATTACTGGGTGATTGACACTGACTATGACAACTATGCCATCACCTACGCCTGCCGCAGCCTGAAGGAGGACGGCTCCTGTGATGATGGCTACTCCCTGATCTTCTCCCGCAACCCCCGTGGCCTCCCCCCAGCCATCCAGCGCATTGTGCGCcagaagcaggaagaaatcTGCATGTCTGGCCAGTTCCAGCCTGTGCTTCAGTCAG GAGCCTGCTAA
- the LOC101809882 gene encoding purpurin isoform X3: MRITVGFYIMDYPRLSVLFRHKSKNNQLVTLQIPYLKGAGGQLTQNSPATCSPKTEAEYSQETPISLLSRMKYAQYVFLASVFYTVEYSLAQTCAVESFSVKDNFDPKRYAGKWYALAKKDPEGLFLQDNISAEYTVEEDGTMTASSKGRVKLFGFWVICADMAAQYTVPDPTTPAKMYMTYQGLASYLSSGGDNYWVIDTDYDNYAITYACRSLKEDGSCDDGYSLIFSRNPRGLPPAIQRIVRQKQEEICMSGQFQPVLQSGTWG, translated from the exons ATGAGGATTACAGTTGGTTTTTACATAATGGATTATCCAAGATTAAGTGTTTTATTCAGGCACAAGAGCAAAAATAACCAATTAGTGACTTTGCAGATTCCTTATTTAAAGGGAGCTGGAGGGCAATTGACACAAAACTCTCCTGCTACCTGCAGCCCAAAGACTGAAGCAGAGTACTCTCAAGAAACTCCAATATCTCTACTCAGCAG GATGAAATACGCACAGTACGTTTTCCTGGCCTCGGTCTTCTACACTGTTGAATATAGCCTAGCTCAGACCTGTGCAGTGGAGTCTTTCTCTGTGAAAGACAATTTTGATCCAAAAAGG TACGCAGGGAAATGGTATGCCCTGGCCAAGAAGGATCCAGAAGGTCTTTTCCTTCAGGACAACATCTCTGCTGAATACACCGTGGAGGAAGATGGCACAATGACGGCGTCCTCCAAAGGCCGAGTGAAGCTTTTTGG TTTCTGGGTGATCTGTGCTGACATGGCTGCTCAGTACACGGTACCTGACCCAACCACTCCAGCAAAAATGTATATGACCTACCAAGGACTGGCCAGCTACCTCTCCAGCGGTG GGGACAATTACTGGGTGATTGACACTGACTATGACAACTATGCCATCACCTACGCCTGCCGCAGCCTGAAGGAGGACGGCTCCTGTGATGATGGCTACTCCCTGATCTTCTCCCGCAACCCCCGTGGCCTCCCCCCAGCCATCCAGCGCATTGTGCGCcagaagcaggaagaaatcTGCATGTCTGGCCAGTTCCAGCCTGTGCTTCAGTCAGGTACTTGGGGCTGA
- the LOC101809882 gene encoding purpurin isoform X1, whose translation MRITVGFYIMDYPRLSVLFRHKSKNNQLVTLQIPYLKGAGGQLTQNSPATCSPKTEAEYSQETPISLLSRMKYAQYVFLASVFYTVEYSLAQTCAVESFSVKDNFDPKRYAGKWYALAKKDPEGLFLQDNISAEYTVEEDGTMTASSKGRVKLFGIRGSAARARKGIKTLPPFHRSSFWVICADMAAQYTVPDPTTPAKMYMTYQGLASYLSSGGDNYWVIDTDYDNYAITYACRSLKEDGSCDDGYSLIFSRNPRGLPPAIQRIVRQKQEEICMSGQFQPVLQSGTWG comes from the exons ATGAGGATTACAGTTGGTTTTTACATAATGGATTATCCAAGATTAAGTGTTTTATTCAGGCACAAGAGCAAAAATAACCAATTAGTGACTTTGCAGATTCCTTATTTAAAGGGAGCTGGAGGGCAATTGACACAAAACTCTCCTGCTACCTGCAGCCCAAAGACTGAAGCAGAGTACTCTCAAGAAACTCCAATATCTCTACTCAGCAG GATGAAATACGCACAGTACGTTTTCCTGGCCTCGGTCTTCTACACTGTTGAATATAGCCTAGCTCAGACCTGTGCAGTGGAGTCTTTCTCTGTGAAAGACAATTTTGATCCAAAAAGG TACGCAGGGAAATGGTATGCCCTGGCCAAGAAGGATCCAGAAGGTCTTTTCCTTCAGGACAACATCTCTGCTGAATACACCGTGGAGGAAGATGGCACAATGACGGCGTCCTCCAAAGGCCGAGTGAAGCTTTTTGG GATAAGGGGAAGCGCAGCCAGAGCAAGGAAGGGAATAAAGACTCTCCCACCATTTCACAGATCCAG TTTCTGGGTGATCTGTGCTGACATGGCTGCTCAGTACACGGTACCTGACCCAACCACTCCAGCAAAAATGTATATGACCTACCAAGGACTGGCCAGCTACCTCTCCAGCGGTG GGGACAATTACTGGGTGATTGACACTGACTATGACAACTATGCCATCACCTACGCCTGCCGCAGCCTGAAGGAGGACGGCTCCTGTGATGATGGCTACTCCCTGATCTTCTCCCGCAACCCCCGTGGCCTCCCCCCAGCCATCCAGCGCATTGTGCGCcagaagcaggaagaaatcTGCATGTCTGGCCAGTTCCAGCCTGTGCTTCAGTCAGGTACTTGGGGCTGA